DNA sequence from the Methanococcus maripaludis genome:
TGGGTCAACGAGTATTTTACCTTTAAATTCCTGTTTAAGTTCTGAAATAAGATTTTGAGTTAATAATCCTTTATTATAATCAGAAATTATTAAAACTGATGAATCATTTAAATTTTTGAAATTGGAGATTATTTCATTGATAATACTGTTCGAAAAAGCTTTTTTTTCTTCATAATCTGCCCTTAAAAGTTGTTGATTGTAACCCACTGCAACAAATCGATGTTTTAAAATGGTTGGGCGTCCATCTGATACGAATTTATAAGTTATACAATTTTCATCACAGATTTCTGCTATTTTTTTTCCAAATTCATCATTTAAATTAGCAGAACTAATCAAAAGAACAGGATGTTTTAAAAAAGCAATGTTGTTTGCGACGTTTCCTGCGCCTCCAATGGCATATTTTTTGTTCAAAACATTTAAAATTGGAACTGGAGCTTCAGGATTTATTCTTTCAACTTTTCCATAAGTATATTTATCAAGCATTACGTCTCCTAACACCGTTATCATGTTAAACACCTTTTAAAATGGAAGATACAATATTTGTGGTGGAAAAACCATCTACTAAATTTATAATTTTTATTTTTCCACCATATTCTAAAATTATTTTTGATTCAGGAAGACTTTCTATCGTATAGTCCCCTCCCTTTACATGAACATCTGGTTTAATTAGTGATATAAGATTGAGCGGGGTTTCTTCATCAAATGAAATTACAAAATCAACAGGTTTAATTGAATTCAATACTTCGATTCTGGATTCAAGTGGGATAACCGGTCTTGATGATCCTTTTATTTTTTTAATCGACAAATCTGAGTTTATACCAACGATTAAAATGTCTCCAAATTTTTTAGCTTCTGAAAGATATTTAACGTGGCCTTTATGGAGTATGTCAAAACATCCATTGGTAAATACTATTTTTAAGTTATTTTTTCTTAGATCTTTAATTAAATCCTGCAATAAATCTTTATTTGATATAATCACTATTATCACATCAATTTTTTTTCAACTTCTTCGCAAATAACATGATAAATAGTTAAATGACACTCCTGAACTCTTGGAGTATTATTCGAAGGAACTATTAATGGTATATCAACTAAATTATTTAGTTTTCCGCCGTCTTTTCCCAAAAGTCCAATCGTGTATAATCCTTTATTTTTAGCAAGGTTTACTGCATTTATCACATTTTCTGAATTTCCACTGGTCGAAATTCCAATTAATATATCGCCAACAGTGCCTAATGCTTCAACCTGACGTTCAAATATTTTTTCAAATCCGTAATCATTTCCAATGGCAGTTAATATGGAAGTATCAGTACTTAATGCAATTGCAGGATATCCTTTTCGTTTTAATTTGTATCTTCCAACAATTTCGGCAGCAAAATGTTGTGAATCTGCAGCACTTCCCCCATTGCCACAAATTAATATTTTATTTCCATTTTTTAATGCATTTACAATTATATTTATGGCATCAATTAATTTATGTTCATTTTTTGATATAAAGTCTAATTTTACTTTTGAACTTTCTTCAAAATATGTTTTCATTATCCACCCTGTTTAAAAATTTTAAATTATTCCATTTTCCAAAGTACGTATGTTTTCCATTTAATTTAATATGGTTTAATGTTAGGCCATATTTTAAATATAAAAGTTTTGGAACTCTTGCAACAACATTTATTTCGTATTCGTTATCATTTAAAATGAAAAACGGTTTTAAATAATCAATTTTTGGATTATTATATGAAATATTTACAAGTGCAGGGTAGTAAATTCCATTAATCTCACCAAAAAACCAACCTTTAATTTTATCCCACAATGACTGTTTTAAATAAATATACTGACAATCAAAGCTTTTTTCATTGAAATCTATTGAAAATTCTCTAATTCTCGTGTTATTTAATTTTTTATTAAATAAATCAATCGATTTTGAAAGATCCGTTTTATATTTTAAAATTAGATTTTTTGGAGGTAGTTCTTTTTTTAAAATGCAAGTTTTAACGATATCGTATTCTTTTAATTTATATGCTGAATTTAGGTTTGAAACATATTCTTTTAATCCCATATTATATTTTGAAAAATAATACGTATTTCCAAAAATTAAGTCTTTTACAAAAGGTTTATAAATATCTGGAACTTTATTTTCAGCATAATTTAAAATTAATTCTTTTAATCTTTCTTTTTCAAAATTATCAAGTTCAAAGTAGGTTTTTGAAGGGTTTAAATTGTTATTTTTTAAAAATATAATCGATTCTTTTTCAGAATTAAAAAGCGGAATTTCGTTGAAATAGTAAAGCATTTTAAATAATGGGTAATTTTTGCCATAAATTGCTAAATCATTTCCAATTTTTTCAATTTCCAATTTTTTTAAAGTACTTTCATCAATTTCAGGTTCATTATTTTTGTAAATACAGTCCAAAATATTTAAAAAATCTGAAATTTCTTCGTTATTATTTTCCTTTTTAATCTCCAGAAATAAATCAGATAACATGAAAAACCCCCGTACAAATCAAATCCTTTATATGTATGATTAATTAAAAGGATATAAAGTATTAGTTTAGGCGTTAATTTGTGCTTGGTGAAATCTTGAAACTTTTTGGGACTTCTGGGATTCGAATGAAAAATTTAGATCCTTTAATTGCATACAAGGTTGGTTTTGCAATTTCAAAGAATTTTAAAAAGGCAGTTATTGGAAGAGATACTAGAACTACTGGAAACTTAATTGAAAGTGCGATCACGGCAGGACTTCTTAATGGGGGCTGTGACGTAACTACGATTGGCATGGTTCCAACTCCAGTTTTAGGTTATTCTGCAAAAGACTATGATTTGGGAATTATGATTACTGCATCTCACAATCCACCTGAATACAACGGGATAAAGTTGTTTAATAAAAATGGAACTGCATTTGATCTTATGCAGGAAAAAAAACTTGAAGATATAATTAACAATGACGATTTTAATGAAGGTACCTGGGATAATATTGGCTGTATATTGGAAGACAAAACCGCAGTTAAAAAGTATTCTGAGTATATTTTACAAAGTTTGAATATAAATACGAATTTTAATGTTGTAGTTGATTGTGCAAACGCAGCAGGATGTGTGGTTTCTCCAACCATATTTACTGAAGCAGGTTGCAAAGTAATTTCTGTAAATTCGCACTGTGATGGAAGATTTGTTGGAAGAATGCCTGAGCCAAATGAAACAAACTTGAAAGAAACCGTAGATATTATAAAAGGCTTAAATTCAAACGGTAGGAATTATATTGGGATTGCACATGATGGTGATGCTGACAGGATGATTGCAATTGATGAACTTGGAAGAGTTACCGATTTTGATAAACTTTTAGCGGCATTTTGTAAATATCTGGTTCAAAAAACAGGTGCTGATAAAATTGTGACAACTGTTGATGCTTCAATGGCAATTGAGGAATATTTAAACGAATTTGGGGCCAAAGTAATAAGGACAAAGATTGGAGATGTTGCAGTAGCTGAAGAACTTGAAAAAACAGGTGCTATTTTTGGAGGGGAACCTTCTGGAACGTGGATACATCGCGATATTCATTTAACGCCTGATGGAATTCTTTCGGGACTTAGGGTTTTAGAAATGATGGAATTTTACGGCAAAAAATTGCATGAAATTATTGATGAAGTTCCGTCATACTATAATATGCGTGAAAAAATATCGTGCCAAGATAATTTAAAACAGGAAGTAATGGATTACATTTCAAAAGAAGGCGAAAAAATATTTGAAACGAAACCTGAAACTCTTGATGGGGTTAGATTTTCATTTGAAAAGGGCTGGATATTAATACGACCTTCAGGAACTGAAAGCTACGTTAGAGTTAGGGTTGAAGCAAAAGAAAAAGATTTTGCAGAAAAATTAATGAAAACAGGAATTTCAATGGTAAAAACAGGAATTTCTGGAAATTAGGGGGTTAATATGGATGCAATAATATTATGTGCTGGAAAAGGAACTAGGTTACATCCAATAACGGAATCACGCCCAAAACCAATGATTCCAATTGCTGGAAAGCCTATATTGGAACACATTATTGAAAAAATCGAAAACCACGTTGAAAAAATATATCTGATTGTAGGGTATCAAAAAGAAAAAATTATTGAATATTTCAAAGATAACCCAAAAATTGAATATATTTTACAGGAAAAACAGCTTGGAACCGGGCACGCGGTTTTAACTGCTAAAAATTTCATAAAAAACGATTTTTTAGTTTTAAATGGGGATGTAATTTTCGAAGATTCAATCGATGAAATTTTAACTTATGAAAATGCAGTTAGCTTGTCAAAAGTAGACAATCCTGAAAATTTTGGTGTAATCGAACTTGGGTATGATAACAAAGTAATAAATTTACTCGAAAAACCAAAAAAAGAAGAAATAACTTCAAATCTCATTAACGCAGGAATTTATAAACTTCAAAATAGCGTATTTGGAATTTTAGAAAATCTTGTTCCCTCAGAACGTGGGGAAATCGAGCTGACTGACGCTTTGAAGACGTTGGTTGAAAACGGAAAACTTCACGGTGTTGAGTTAAAAGGTTACTGGAACGATATCGGTCATCCCTGGGATGTTTTAAGTGCAAACAATCACTTTTTAAATAAAATAATCTCAAAAGTTTCTGGAAAAATCGAAGATAATGTATCGATTACAGGAAACGTTATGATTGAAGAAGGGGCAGTAATAAAATCAAATTCTGTAATTGAAGGGCCTGTAATTATAAAATCAGGTTCAATTGTTGGGCCTTTAGCATATATACGTCCAAATACTGTTTTGATGAATAATACGTTTGTTGGAAATTCTTCTGAAATTAAGGGAAGCATTATATTTGAAAACACGAAAATCCCGCATCTTTCTTACGTTGGGGACAGTATAATTGGTGCAAACTGTAATTTCGGCTGCAACACGATAACCGCGAATTTGAGATTTGACGATAAACCCGTAATTGTAAATATCAAAGGAAAACCCGTAAAAAGTGTCAGAAAACTTGGAGCAATAATTGGAGATTGCGTAAAAACCGGAATTCAGGTTTCGTTCATGCCTGGTGTTAAAATTGGCAGCAACTCATTAATTGGCGCAAATTGTCTAATTGATCGAGATATTGATCAGGATAGTTTTGTTTATAAAAAGGACGAACTTGTAATTACTAAAAAGAGGAATTAACATGATAATTGGACCGAATATCACGAAAGATTTTTTATCTGATTTAAAAGAAGGTCAGCTTCAGCAGTGCGGGGTTGATTTAAAACTCGATAAAATTTATAAAATCGAAGGAAAAGGGGCGATTGATTTTTCAAATGAAAAACGGGTTCTTCCAGAACATGTTTTAATTTTTGATTCAGAAAAGGATGAAAAAATTGACCTCGAATGCGGAATATATATTGTA
Encoded proteins:
- a CDS encoding bifunctional heptose 7-phosphate kinase/heptose 1-phosphate adenyltransferase, translated to MITVLGDVMLDKYTYGKVERINPEAPVPILNVLNKKYAIGGAGNVANNIAFLKHPVLLISSANLNDEFGKKIAEICDENCITYKFVSDGRPTILKHRFVAVGYNQQLLRADYEEKKAFSNSIINEIISNFKNLNDSSVLIISDYNKGLLTQNLISELKQEFKGKILVDPKPENINMYNDVYLIKPNLFEASKILGREIINNDDSVESAGLELVERFNSNFVITRSEKGVSVFTKDRKIEHICGKVRDVHDVSGAGDTFIATLAYAIDKGYELIDAVKLANRASSIVVSKSGTATVTLEELFGDTHE
- the rfaE2 gene encoding D-glycero-beta-D-manno-heptose 1-phosphate adenylyltransferase, which encodes MIISNKDLLQDLIKDLRKNNLKIVFTNGCFDILHKGHVKYLSEAKKFGDILIVGINSDLSIKKIKGSSRPVIPLESRIEVLNSIKPVDFVISFDEETPLNLISLIKPDVHVKGGDYTIESLPESKIILEYGGKIKIINLVDGFSTTNIVSSILKGV
- the gmhA gene encoding D-sedoheptulose 7-phosphate isomerase; this encodes MKTYFEESSKVKLDFISKNEHKLIDAINIIVNALKNGNKILICGNGGSAADSQHFAAEIVGRYKLKRKGYPAIALSTDTSILTAIGNDYGFEKIFERQVEALGTVGDILIGISTSGNSENVINAVNLAKNKGLYTIGLLGKDGGKLNNLVDIPLIVPSNNTPRVQECHLTIYHVICEEVEKKLM
- the glmM gene encoding phosphoglucosamine mutase, whose amino-acid sequence is MKLFGTSGIRMKNLDPLIAYKVGFAISKNFKKAVIGRDTRTTGNLIESAITAGLLNGGCDVTTIGMVPTPVLGYSAKDYDLGIMITASHNPPEYNGIKLFNKNGTAFDLMQEKKLEDIINNDDFNEGTWDNIGCILEDKTAVKKYSEYILQSLNINTNFNVVVDCANAAGCVVSPTIFTEAGCKVISVNSHCDGRFVGRMPEPNETNLKETVDIIKGLNSNGRNYIGIAHDGDADRMIAIDELGRVTDFDKLLAAFCKYLVQKTGADKIVTTVDASMAIEEYLNEFGAKVIRTKIGDVAVAEELEKTGAIFGGEPSGTWIHRDIHLTPDGILSGLRVLEMMEFYGKKLHEIIDEVPSYYNMREKISCQDNLKQEVMDYISKEGEKIFETKPETLDGVRFSFEKGWILIRPSGTESYVRVRVEAKEKDFAEKLMKTGISMVKTGISGN
- the glmU gene encoding bifunctional sugar-1-phosphate nucleotidylyltransferase/acetyltransferase, translated to MDAIILCAGKGTRLHPITESRPKPMIPIAGKPILEHIIEKIENHVEKIYLIVGYQKEKIIEYFKDNPKIEYILQEKQLGTGHAVLTAKNFIKNDFLVLNGDVIFEDSIDEILTYENAVSLSKVDNPENFGVIELGYDNKVINLLEKPKKEEITSNLINAGIYKLQNSVFGILENLVPSERGEIELTDALKTLVENGKLHGVELKGYWNDIGHPWDVLSANNHFLNKIISKVSGKIEDNVSITGNVMIEEGAVIKSNSVIEGPVIIKSGSIVGPLAYIRPNTVLMNNTFVGNSSEIKGSIIFENTKIPHLSYVGDSIIGANCNFGCNTITANLRFDDKPVIVNIKGKPVKSVRKLGAIIGDCVKTGIQVSFMPGVKIGSNSLIGANCLIDRDIDQDSFVYKKDELVITKKRN